A region of the Vibrio tubiashii genome:
TAACGACTGCTTGTTGCTATTGCATCAAGTATTCGTAGACATTACGCCACGCAGCTATAAAAAAACCGAAGCATTAAGCTTCGGTTTTAGGTTTTCACTAGCGGTAGCCTGTTACTCAGCTTCTTCGCGGAAGACAACTAGGCGCTTTGGTGCTACCTTGCCATCATCGTTCACTTCAGCAACACCAATGAACAACTTCTCTTCACCGGAAGTCATACGCAGCGGTGTGCCTTCTGGTGCGCCGAATACTTGCACTGGCATACCGTGTTGAACCAAATTGGTCAGTTCTGCATTAAGGTTTACTTCTGGTAAATCTTCTACCGCGGTATCCATAGGTAACAGCAGAGGATCAAGTAGCTCTTTCGGTGCAACTTCGTCACGATGTGCTTGCTCTAAAAGCTCATTAAGTTGCTCTAGAGTCACCATTTTCTCGTATGGATATTTGGCAACCCCAGTACGACGTAGCATAGTGACATGAGCACCACAGCCGAGCATCTCACCAAGATCATCAACGATGGTGCGGATGTAAGTGCCTTTAGAACAGTGGACTTCCATCTCGACTTCATCACCTTCAAAGCGATGCAGTACAATTTCATAAACCGTAATTTTGCGTGATTCACGCGGTACTTCAATACCTTTTCGTGCATACTCATACAAAGGCTTACCTTGGTATTTCAATGCCGAAAACATTGAAGGCACTTGATCAGATTCACCACGGAAGTTATCAATGCAGGCTTCAAGCTTGTCGAGAGACACGTCTATCGGACGAGTCTCAACCACTTCACCATCAGAATCTGAAGTATCCGTGCGCTCCCCTAACTTGGCGATCACTCGGTAGCGTTTATCAGAATCCAACAAGAACTGAGAAAACTTGGTGGCTTCACCAAGACAGATTGGCAGCATACCTGTCGCTAGGGGATCCAGAGCACCGGTATGACCTGCTTTCTCTGCAAAGTAAATGCGTTTTACTTTCTGCAGTGCATCATTAGATGAAATGCCTGTTGGCTTGTCTAAAAGGACAACACCATTAATTGGACGACCTTTACGACGACGAGCCATTACTCTTCACCTGCCTGATCTTCTTCACGACCAGCGTCATGCTGTTTACGCTTATCTTCGTTAACTACCTCTGACACTAGGTTTGACATACGCATACCCTCGACAAGTGTATTGTCGTAGTGGAAACGTACTTCAGGTGTTAGACGTAGGCGAATGCGTTTGCCTAGCATCATACGGATATGAACTTCATGCTCACGTAGTGCTTCTAGGCAAGATTCTGGCGTTTGCTCACCAACACATAGGAAAGTAACGAAAACTTTCGCGTATGCTAAATCACGTGACACTTCCACATCAGAAATCGTCACCATGCCTAGGCGAGAATCACGAACTTCGCGTTGAAGGATCATTGCGAGTTCTTTTTGCAGCTGCTGTGCAACACGCTGCGTGCGGCTAAATTCTTTTGACATATCTTTTCTCTTATTAGAAAGAATGGGGGGATGGATAAATTCCAGCCCCCCATGGCGTATTCAACAACCAATTACTGCTTATCTATCAATAAGTAAGCCAGCAATGTTAGTCAATTAGTCTAGAGTACGTTTAACTTCAACGATTTCGAAGACTTCGATTTGGTCACCAACGCGAACATCGTTGTAGTTCTTAACGCCGATACCACATTCGTAGCCGTTCTTAACTTCTTGTACGTCATCTTTAAAGCGACGTAGTGACTCTAGTTCACCTTCGTAGATAACAACGTTATCACGTAGTACGCGGATAGGGTTGTTACGCTTGATGGTACCTTCAGTAACCATACAACCTGCGATTGCGCCCAGTTTCGGTGACTTAAATACGTCACGAACTTCAGCAAGACCAATGATCTCTTGCTTGAATTCTGGAGCAAGCATACCGCCCATTGCTTGTTTCACTTCATCAATCAATTGGTAAATGATTGAGTAGTAACGAAGGTCTAGGTTTTCGTTTTCAACAGTACGACGAGCAGTTGCATCAGCACGTACGTTGAAGCCTAGGATGATAGCGTTAGAAGCTGCTGCTAGTACGGCATCAGTTTCAGTAATACCACCAACACCAGAACCTACGATGTTCACTTTCACTTCATCAGTTGAAAGCTTGATTAGTGAGTCAGAGATTGCTTCCACAGAGCCCTGTACGTCAGCCTTAAGAACAACGTTTAGTTCAGCAACTTCACCAGCAGCCATGTTAGAGAACATGTTCTCTAGTTTCGCTTTCTGCTGACGAGCCAGTTTCACTTCACGGAATTTACCTTGACGGTAGTTCGCTACTTCACGTGCTTTACGCTCATCACGTACTACTGTTGCTTCATCACCAGAAGCAGGTACACCAGAAAGACCTAGGATCTCTACTGGGATAGAAGGACCAGCAGTAGTGACTTCTTTACCGTTCTCATCGCGCATTGCACGAACACGGCCGTACTCTTGACCACAAAGAACGATATCGCCTTTGTTTAGCGTACCAGACTGAACAAGTACAGTTGCAACTGGACCGCGGCCTTTATCTAGGCGAGATTCAACAACCACACCAGACGCCATGCCTTCTTCAACTGCAGTTAGTTCAAGAACTTCAGATTGTAGAAGGATAGTTTCTAGAAGACCGTCGATGTTTGTACCCTGTTTCGCAGAGATGTGAACGAACATGTTCTCACCGCCCCACTCTTCAGGAATAACGTCGTACTGAGCTAGCTCGTTCTTAACGTTATCTGGGTTCGCATCTTCTTTATCGATCTTGTTCACAGCAACAATCAGAGGAACGCCTGCCGCTTTCGCGTGCTGGATCGCTTCGATTGTTTGTGGCATTACTCCATCGTCTGCTGCTACTACTAGAACAACGATATCTGTCGCTTGAGCACCACGAGCACGCATTGCAGTAAACGCTGCGTGTCCAGGAGTATCAAGGAAAGTGATCATGCCGTTGTCAGTTTCAACGTGGTAAGCACCAATGTGCTGTGTAATACCACCCGCTTCACCCGATGCAACGTGTGCTTTACGGATGTAGTCAAGCGTAGACGTTTTACCGTGGTCAACGTGACCCATGATAGTAACAACAGGAGC
Encoded here:
- the truB gene encoding tRNA pseudouridine(55) synthase TruB; this translates as MARRRKGRPINGVVLLDKPTGISSNDALQKVKRIYFAEKAGHTGALDPLATGMLPICLGEATKFSQFLLDSDKRYRVIAKLGERTDTSDSDGEVVETRPIDVSLDKLEACIDNFRGESDQVPSMFSALKYQGKPLYEYARKGIEVPRESRKITVYEIVLHRFEGDEVEMEVHCSKGTYIRTIVDDLGEMLGCGAHVTMLRRTGVAKYPYEKMVTLEQLNELLEQAHRDEVAPKELLDPLLLPMDTAVEDLPEVNLNAELTNLVQHGMPVQVFGAPEGTPLRMTSGEEKLFIGVAEVNDDGKVAPKRLVVFREEAE
- the rbfA gene encoding 30S ribosome-binding factor RbfA; translation: MSKEFSRTQRVAQQLQKELAMILQREVRDSRLGMVTISDVEVSRDLAYAKVFVTFLCVGEQTPESCLEALREHEVHIRMMLGKRIRLRLTPEVRFHYDNTLVEGMRMSNLVSEVVNEDKRKQHDAGREEDQAGEE
- the infB gene encoding translation initiation factor IF-2; its protein translation is MTQITVKALSEEIGTPVDRLIEQLADAGMKKASSDQVTDEEKQKLLTHLKKEHGDTSGDAEPTRLTLQRKTRSTLSVNAGGGKSKDVQVEVRKKRTYVKRSIIEDDAKREAEEAAKREAEELAKREAEEQAKREAAEKAKREAEEKAKQEADAKRDAEEKAKRAQADKAKKDMNAKNAEANTQAKKEADELKRRQEEEAQRKAEQEAAKLVEEARKLAEENEARWTEEEKKKKELENSDYHVTTSTYAREAEDAADRKEEGGRRKKKKKASNNDDQNRGGRNQRGGRNRNKGKLAKPTSMQQGFDKTATVAKADVVIGETIVVSELASKMSVKGTEVIKVMMKMGAMATINQVIDQETAQLVAEEMGHKVILRKENELEEAVLSDRDNNAEAVPRAPVVTIMGHVDHGKTSTLDYIRKAHVASGEAGGITQHIGAYHVETDNGMITFLDTPGHAAFTAMRARGAQATDIVVLVVAADDGVMPQTIEAIQHAKAAGVPLIVAVNKIDKEDANPDNVKNELAQYDVIPEEWGGENMFVHISAKQGTNIDGLLETILLQSEVLELTAVEEGMASGVVVESRLDKGRGPVATVLVQSGTLNKGDIVLCGQEYGRVRAMRDENGKEVTTAGPSIPVEILGLSGVPASGDEATVVRDERKAREVANYRQGKFREVKLARQQKAKLENMFSNMAAGEVAELNVVLKADVQGSVEAISDSLIKLSTDEVKVNIVGSGVGGITETDAVLAAASNAIILGFNVRADATARRTVENENLDLRYYSIIYQLIDEVKQAMGGMLAPEFKQEIIGLAEVRDVFKSPKLGAIAGCMVTEGTIKRNNPIRVLRDNVVIYEGELESLRRFKDDVQEVKNGYECGIGVKNYNDVRVGDQIEVFEIVEVKRTLD